The archaeon BMS3Bbin15 genome contains the following window.
TGAAGCAATCCTGTTTGGAGCAGGTAATGTGACCGAGCTTCTTGATGCTGACAGTACAGGAGTTAATGCCCTGCTTGCAAGTATAGCAGGAGAGATTGGCGCTGAATTACTATTTACAACAGAGGCAAGCGATAAGACTCTCGGGTGCGTAAGAGAGCTTTCTCTGGCAGGAAAGATGATGTTCCTTGCGAGGAAAAGAAAGTCGGCACCAAAGGACATTGGAATTGACCTTCTGGTGCTGAAGGAGAAGAGAATTTTTAGAGAGCCTCTTGACAGCAATGTGTTAAATGCAATCCTCGTGGAGGCTGAAAAAAGTTCCAGCTATATTGAGGATAGGAAAGGTTACTTTAAGATTTTCGTTAAAGATATGATTTATGCAGCTCATTTCATAGGAGATGAAATAGACATTGTAATCACCGGCGAGAAGGCAGGAGATATAAGTCATACTATATGTAAACTCGGGCTTATCTCAGAACCATCTCATGGTTTGTATCTCGGGAGGGAGCTTCAGAAGGCAGAATTTGCCCTGAGATATAACAGGAGCTACCTTCAAGATTAAGCGCTGAAAAGGATTTAAATATCAAATTGGCTATGCTGTATATCAGAATTTTCAAAGCATCTGGATAGCAGAAGATATGATGTTGTGTTCACCTAAAACTTATATCATTTTTTCAGAAAGCAGGAAAGGAAGAAATTCAGAGAGACAGTCAGAAGAGTTCTGAAACCAGAGGGACTTCTTTTTCTGAGTACTCTATCCATAGAAGATATACAGGATTATACCACTCTCCCAGAAACAGCTTCGTCCAGAAAACCATACGTCCATCTATCAACCAGAGAAGAATTAAAGAAAGAGTTTAATTTTTTGAGGATTAAAGAGCTTTATGAGCATGAATATGACGAGCCTCACTCTTCTGGTGAGATTCACCACCATGTTTTATTGATGCTTATGGGTGAAAACATTGGGTAAAGAGAGCTTCGCAGCAAAACACTTATAAAACAGTAAAAATATTCTCTGATTATGCGTCAGGCAAAAGTAGAACGGACAACGAAAGAAACAGGTATAGAGGTAATTATCAATCTTGACAGCACTGGTAAAAGTACAATAAATTCATCCTTCCCCTTTTTGAATCATCTTCTTGACAGTTTTTCAAGACATGGCAGGTTTGATATTAAAATTAATGCCACAGGTGATAACGAACACCATATTGTCGAGGACATTGCAATTGTTCTTGGAAGGGCTTTCAATAAAGCCCTTGGTGAAAAAGTTGGAATAGAGCGCTTTGGCTCAGCAATTATACCCATGGATGATGTACTTGTGCTTGTGGCGATTGATATCGGTGGAAGGAGTTATATTGTAAATAATGTGAAGTTCAGATATAAGTCTGTAGAAGGTCTCAGTTCAGAGATGATTGACCACTTTATTGACACCCTTGCAAAAGAGATGAAGATAAACCTCCATGCAAAGCTTCTTGCAGGTAAAAATGAGCACCACAAGGCTGAAGCTTTATTCAAGGCTATGGGTGTTGCCATGAGGAAGGCCACAAGAGTTACAGGAGATGAACTTCCCAGCACAAAGGGCACACTATAAGGTGATATTATGGTTGATTTAATAGTTAGCGGTAGTAGCTGTCAGGTTTTATCAAGAGAGATATCTGATGAACTCAATATTGAGCTTGCCATGGTTGAAAGTGGGCGCTTTCCTGATGGTGAACTCTATCTCAGAGTGGACAGCGATGTCAAGGGCAGGGACGTAGCTATTGTGCAGAGCACTTCAAAGCATCAGGATTCAAACCTGTTTGAACTCCTTTCTCTTCTTGAAACAATTAAAAGAGAGGGAGCCAGAGAGGTGACTGCAGTTGTGCCTTACTTTGGCTACGGCAGGCAGGACAGAAGCTTTGCATCAGGAGAAGCTATCACCTCCAGGGTAATAGCAGAATTAATATCAAAGTATGCCGACAAATTTATCTCTCTAAACCTGCATAAAAGTACAATTCTTGACTTTTTTGATATTGAAGCTCTGGAAGGAGATGTTACTCCAGCTATAGCTGAATAC
Protein-coding sequences here:
- the prs gene encoding ribose-phosphate pyrophosphokinase, which codes for MVDLIVSGSSCQVLSREISDELNIELAMVESGRFPDGELYLRVDSDVKGRDVAIVQSTSKHQDSNLFELLSLLETIKREGAREVTAVVPYFGYGRQDRSFASGEAITSRVIAELISKYADKFISLNLHKSTILDFFDIEALEGDVTPAIAEYYSTFGVKDAVIISPDKGASGLAKNLGKHLKCEYDHLEKKRIGPGRVKIMPSNINLKGKNVIIYDDIIDSGGSIAGAIKLLHKQGAENILTACIHPVLSNNAITRLFTSGVVDLVGTNTIPSQISFITVSEIISKMLK
- the hisB gene encoding histidine biosynthesis bifunctional protein HisB, with amino-acid sequence MRQAKVERTTKETGIEVIINLDSTGKSTINSSFPFLNHLLDSFSRHGRFDIKINATGDNEHHIVEDIAIVLGRAFNKALGEKVGIERFGSAIIPMDDVLVLVAIDIGGRSYIVNNVKFRYKSVEGLSSEMIDHFIDTLAKEMKINLHAKLLAGKNEHHKAEALFKAMGVAMRKATRVTGDELPSTKGTL